The genomic stretch AGTAGCGCACGACGTTATTGTGTGCAAAGACGAACGCGACCGGGTAGTCCGACAGCGATTTGTATCTCCAGATGGTCGCCTCGACGCTAACGTCAAATTTTGAACTCAAGTCTACGACGTGCTCAAGCTCGGGTTCGCCGTAGGCGATCATCATCCGCTTGAATTCACGACGAGGCATGAGAAGCTCCGATGCGAACGTATTTGCCTCGACCTCTATGCCGGGTAGCTTTGAGCTCTGACCCATGGCCGACGAGGAGATGCTCATGTCGGCGGGCTTACATTCAAATCGCTCCTGCTTGTGCCAGGGAAGAAGAAAGTGCCCCAATTCGTGGCCAATCGTAAATCTGCGACGGCGAGGATCAGTTCCCGCGCGCACAAAGATTGCTCCTCGAGATTTCTCCGCGTTGGTGACAAGCATTCCGGCGAATCCGTCGCTATCAAGCTCGCTGATTGACTCTATTCCTGCGAGTCGCGAGAACTCTTCTAGGGGTACAGGGAATGGCACCGCTGGATTCTGCCGAAAGATTTCATCGGCGAGAGCATCCGGGGTCGCTTTGCCGTCGAGTTCCATCAAATCTAGCGTCACCGGGGAGGTCATCTTTGGTCTTTGTTGTCTTTGAAGTGCCTGATCATCTGCTTGACTGTGGCCCGATCTCTTTCTGAGAGGTCCTGGAGATCCCTGAAAAACACGGCCGCCTCGTCATTTTCCGATGGCGTTTCCCGGCCGGCGTCGAGAAGGAAATCGACGGTTACCTCAAAGTGCGCTGCTAACCTGCCAAGCAACTCGGCAGTCGGGTTGGAGCTCTTGCCTTTTTCGAGCTCCCATATGTGGGTTTTCGTTATCCCGACCGCGTCCGCTGTTGCCTGCAACGATTCGGCTTTTCGCAGACGTAACGTATTCAATTTTGCCCCAAGGGACATGGCAGCATCTCCACAGTGCTTTGGGTTGTCGGAATTCTAGTCATTATCCACCGTAAGATACATCCGAACGAATCCGTTGTCACCAGTTGCACGCTCGTGTCGTTAGATGTATCTTACGGAAATGGCCGGTTCATCCGCACGAACACCCACGTAAAAGCGGGTCTGGTGAGCCCCGAAGACCGATTCTCCGCGAATGCCCAGTTTTTATAAGGGTCATATCATCGTCGAGCAAACAGTCTTCGGAAGGATCTTTTCGAGAATGTGGCTTTCCCACTGGATCGTGTACCGGTGTGGCCCTGCAAACCTGTACAGGAGTTACCAGTGGCACAGCGTGTATTGTTTTATCCGGTGGGGAACGGTGATACCAGCCAGATTATTCTGGAGAACGGTAAGCGCCTGCTGTTCGATTTCCGTCATCTCTCGAAGACGGAAAGCGGCGAAGGGCCGGAAATCAACCTCAAGAAGCGCCTTCTCGATGAACTGAAAGAGGCAGGCCGCGATTACTTCAACGTGGTCGCGTTCACTCACGGCGACAAGGACCATCTCGAAAACAGCACGGAGTTCTTTGAACTTCGCCACGCTGCGAAGTACCAGGGCGGCAATCGGATCAAGATTGATACGCTCTGGGTACCCGCAGCGATGATTCTCGAGTGCGGCACCAACGACAATCAATCTTCCGAATTCGTCATCTGGAGGCAGGAGGCGCGGCATCGCCTTCGTGAAGGCAAAGGTATTCGCGTGTTTTCGAAGCCTGAGAAGCTCAAGGGATGGCTGGAAGAAAACGGCCTCACGCTCGAGTCTCGCAAGCACCTGATTACGGACGCGGGGCAACTCGTACCTGAGTACACCCTGGCGCAGGACGGTGTCGAGTTCTTCTGCCACTCGCCCTTCATCAAGCATGTCGATGAGGGTGATGACCTGCGCAACGAAGCGTCGCTGATTTTTAATGTCCGCTTCGTCAAGGGCGGCGAGCGGTACGACTATCTCGCAGTCGGCGACTCGACGTGGAACGTGCTCGAAGACATCGTGGCAACCACGAAATTCCACGGCAACATGGACAGGCTCGAGTGGGACCTGTTCAACATCCCACATCACTGTAGCGCTTACGCGCTAAGCGACGACAAGGGGGATTTCGAGACAGCACCCAAGCCGGGCGTGAAAGAGTTGTTGCTCAAAGGTAAGCCGGGCGCGTACATCGTCAGCTCAAGTTGCCCGATCTCCGATACGCGAGGGGGGCGCGAGCAGTCGCAACCGCCGCATATCCAGGCGAAGAAGTGTTACCAGACATACCTTCGCAAGGTCGGTGGGGCGAAGTTCCTTGTAACCATGGAAGAGCCCAACGGATTCAAGCCGGAGCCGATCGAATTCAAGATCGATACCTACGGCATGACGTGTAACGTTGCAAAAGCGTCCGCTGCAGCAATCGCGACGGCTGTGGCCGCACCCCGGGCCGGTTAGATGGAGACGGTCTACGCTGAGTTCGGCGCGCTCCTTCCGGGCACGGATGCCGGGCAGCTTCATACTGAAGGTGCCCGGCGGCTTCTTGCCGCCTCTGAGAAGAGCGATGCGTTCGATGTTATCGCGCTGCGTTCCTTTGAATGCGAGCAGGATGGAAAAAGCGTGCGTATCGCCGAGGGGATTGTCGTCGACTGTTGCGACGGGACCGTTCCGTCGCGCAATCCCGTCGGCATCAGGAACCGCGAGCGACTCCTTCTGATGTATCGGCAGGGAGGGGACATCCCGTACGAGGTTCGCGCATTGCGGACAGATTTTCCAGCCACATTGCATCAGAACCATGTTGGCCCTGGCGAGCCGCGCTCCTTGTGTCTGTACTTTGAACCGTGGAGCACGGTTGAGCGCGCGTGGACGCCTGAACGGCACCTCGCCCGCGTCGCATGGTGGCTCAGGGAAACGTCGCTCGGCACGCTGCACCGCAATGACCAGCCGTTGGAGCGGATGTACTTCGTTACTCCCTGGCATCTGGTGTTACCGCCGGATTTTTGCGAGCGGTCGCTTTCGTCGGACGAGGTGCTGTCGCTTCACGCGGCCCCATCGGAATCGGATAGAGTCGAAGTCATCATCGGGCAATTCCGGCCGAGGCATAGCACCGGGGAACCCGGGAACACTTTCACAGATGTTGTGCCGGTGGCCATCGCGCCGGTCGTTCACAGGCCCATTAGTGATTATCCTTCCAGTCTGGGAGCGCTAGAGGACCAGTTGGCCGAGCGCAGCTCCAGCGTAATCAGCGAACTGACGCGCGCAATCGAGAGCCACACGCCTACCTCGGGTCTGGAAATAAAAGCCAGGGGGATCGGTACCGTCATCGTGATACGCATGCCGGTTATCCCATCGGTCGGTGCCGAGCCCGAGCGCATTGACCTGCAAGGGGTCGTCGTCCGGGCCAGTCTTGCGCAGCTGGGTATTGCGTGTGGCGTACTTATCGACGGGAAAGACGGCAAAGCCTACGTTGACACAGTGATGCGGCTCGCATCGGCGACAGGTACGGCTCAGCCGGTTAGCGAAGCATGGCGGGATCTCGTTGTCGAACCGCTGGAGGTTCGCGTCGCGCCGACCAAGACAGACGCACGCGCCATGTCAGGGGTGAAGGATGGTGGCGCCGAGTTCGACGGCCTCATTGCGGGCGTCGGCGCCTTGGGTAGCGCGCTGGCGGACATGTGGTCGCGGGCAGGATGGGGTAGATGGACGCTGGTCGATGATGACGTACTGAGGGCACACAATATCGTGCGGCACCTTGGTCAGTATGAACACGTCGGACGGTCAAAGGCCGCTACCGTAGCGGGCCTGCTACACGGGAATTTTTTCCACGGTGTGGATCGAACGGCCGCCATTCATGCGAAGGTAACGGCAGGGGACGCGCGGGTTCATGCCGCAATCAAATCGGCAACCCTGCTGGTCGATGCTACGACTTCACTCAATGCGCCCCGGGACCTTGCCAGTAATGACGAGACGCCTCGCTCGGCGTCAACGTTCCTGACGCCATCAGGTCTCGGGTCAGTTCTACTGTTAGAAGACGGCACGCGCAATGTGCGGCTCTCGTCGCTGGAGCCGCAGTACTATCGCGCCGTGCTGATGAGCGATTGGGGCGCGGAGCACCTTGCCGGTCATTATGGCCAACTGTGGGTTGGAGGTGGTTGTCGAGACATTTCGGCGGTAATTTCGAACGAACTTGTGACACTGCATGCGGCGACCCTCGCTCGGCAATTGCGCCTGCACGTAGCAGCGCCCGATGCCCGGATGTGTGTCTGGAGTCTCGACGATGCGACAGGTCATCTTGCGGCAACTGAAATCCCAGTAAAAAAACCACTCTATAGCGATAGTGGCGGATGGCGGGTCGTTTGGGATGAAGGTCTGCACGAAAAATTGCGCACAATGCGCGATACGCGACTTCCTAACGAGACAGGGGGCGTTCTGTTGGGATACTGGGATCTGAAACTTGGTGTCTGCTTCCTCGTTGACGCGCTGTCAGCGCCCCTGGATAGCGTTGAGCAGCGGGCCGGCTTCATACGTGGGACCGCAGGACTGAAAGAGGCGCTTGAAGAATGTCGCCGTAGAACCGCCAACATTGTTGATTACGTCGGCGAATGGCATTCGCATCCTGATCGCGTTTCCAGTCGTCCGAGCACCGATGACCATGCGCTGCTCGACCATCTGGCGACCATCATGGAAAACGACGGATTGCCGAGTGTGATGCTTATCGTAGGCGACAGCGACACGACCATTTTGACGAACCCGGAGAAGCGTTGACTACGAGCACGGAAGGGCCGACGAAGCTCGGTCTAGCATTGTCAGGAGGGGGTGTCAGAGCCGCTGCATTTCACGCCGGTGTATTGCAGTATCTCGCTGAGCAGAGGCAGCTTGAGTACGTAAGCCACGTATCGTCTGTTTCCGGCGGAAGTCTATTCGTTGGGCTTGTGATGAGCCGCTCAAAATACGAATGGCCAACATCAGCGGCTTATCGGAACCACGTGTTCGGCGAAATCAGGGAGGTGTTGACGACAACCTCGCTGCAAACTTCGTCGCTTGTCCGCTTGCTCGCTAACCCACTGAACTGGCGATACTTCATGTCGCGCGCCAACATCATCGAGCAGGCTATCAGGTCGGTGTGGAAGATCGACGTATTGATGGGCGGGCTGAAACACACCCCGGTCTGGTCCATCAATGGCACTACAGGCGAGACAGGGGTGCGGTTTCGATTCAAAGGCGGGAGGATGGGGGACTATCAATCGGGCTATGCGTCGGTTGCGCACCTGAATCTGGCATCTGCGCTCGCTGTTTCGGCCGCATTCCCAGGCTTGATAGGGCCGCTTGCCATCCGACCACGGGATTTTCGATGGATGAAGCGCGAGCATTGGGATTCAAAAGATGGCGAGAAACCCTACGAAGTGCCACACGAACGTCTGCATCTATACGATGGTGGAATTTACGACAATCTCGGCATTGAACCTCTTTTCGACGTCGGCAGACAACAACTCAAGAAAAATGGTGACGAGAGTATCAATCGGCTGATTGTTTCCGATGCAGGTGCGGCGTTCCCTCGAAAGCAGATCCCACATCCGTTGAACCCGCACCGCTTCAGGCGGATTGCCGACATCGCGTTGGAGCAGACCCGAGCGCTGCGTGTCCGATGCTTTGCGAATTTCCTCCAGGCGAACGCGGGCGCGGGCCTGTATCTGCGCATTGGGGACGACGCCGAAACAGCCCTCGAGAAATGGAAAGAACGAACAAGCGCGGCGCTCTTGCTGGAACACAAGTGGCTCAGCAAGGAGTTCACGACTCGAGCCGCATCTGTACCGACTACGTTGGACAGACTAGACGAAACGGTGTTTGATCTCTTGGCTCGGCACGGCTACGAGACTGCCAGGTGGAATAGCGAACTCTGGAATTAAAAAGTGACCGCGAGAATACTCGCGGCTTTCGCATACGGGGATTGCAAGATGGATATCGAGGTCTTCTGCAAGCTGGCGATGGTCGCCGTCGGCGTCGCCGGGAACGTGAAGTTTCTCTATGACCGGTGAACCGGGAAGCGCGGGCGCCTGCGCGATGAATACAAGTTCGCTAAGGAATTCCTGGCGGATGCTTTGGATAAGTCCATGCATCCATTTCTCCGAGAGAAAGGCTACAAGGCACTGGCCGGCGATGAGCGTCTCATCGCAGACGAAGTGGAATACTAGCTGGAACCAAGGACGCGGCGCAAACGTATTTTCATGAGCGCGGCACCCGCTCCTGAAAATCGGGCAGCGTTGCGGGCGCACAACCCGCATATCCTCGCCGGTCGGCGGGGCTGTTCGTTCCGTTCTTCCCACCCGATTCGGAACGATGGGTTTTCAATACGGCGACGCCCAACATTCCGACGCGAATTTAGATGCCGAGGTTGCTGGCCCAGATGTCCGTGAGGACGCGAATTGCGAGGTCAACGCTATAGCGTTGAGGGTTGCTTACCAACTTGCGACATGCCTGTTGTAACGCGCCGACGAGAAGATCTGCGCGTAGCTGCACCTCCTCAATCTGCATTTCCTGTCTGCTCTTCATCATCCGGCAAAGCGCATCTGTTGCCAATCTGATTCCGACATCAATTTCTCGATACAGCTCTGGCTCGCTCGCGAGTGCCTGAAAACCGACAAGAAAGCGATCGCCGTTTTCGATCCAATGGCCGATGAATCGTCGAAGCCAGGACTCAAGGAATTCCCTGGTCGGGCTCCCGCAAGCAACGAACTCGTCGATGATGCTCTCGTTCTGGCGCTCCACCACCCGGATTAGGGAGCGCATGACTTCCAACTTGCTTTTGAAGTGAAGGTAAAAGGTCGCTCTTCCTACTCCGGCTTCCGCAACGATGTCGTCGGTAGTGGCCTCCGAATAGCCTCGGGCAAGGAAAACGCGAACGGCAGCGTCAAGCAGTCGCTCTTGGGTCATCAATTTTTGCTGCTCTCGTATCGATTGCTGCTTCTCGCCAGACGACATCTCACCGCGTCCCATACGTACGCGCCCCTTAGTCACACTGCCTCCTCTTGCGCCAGCCTATGAACGGCGCACGTTCGATTGAAAAAAAGAATAATGGACAATTAAGCCATTCGATATACACTTTGTCCATCAACGGGATTGAATGACTACTCAGCAGTCAGTCCGGCTATTGTAATCGAACTCGAGTATTGCCCCATCGTCAGCAAATTGGAGGAGACAAGGCGTGCATTTCACTCTTTATATCAACCCGCAGACTCCGGGCCCCGAGATGGACGGCGCAATCATGGATGCCGCCGTGGAGAATGCTATCCGGGCAGATCAGGCCGGATTTCGCGGCATCGCCCTGACGCACCATCACTTCAGTAACTACAACACCTACGGCAATTCGTTCGTTTTTGGCGCGTATCTGGCCAGCCAGATCAAGCGCGCCTGGCTATTGATGCAGGTCGCCGTTGCGCCGCTCATGCATCCGCTCGAACTCGTCGAGAACGCCAATCTGCTCGACCAGCTCTGGCGCGGACGCTTCATCATGGGCATTGGCAGCGGTGGGTCGCCACTCGAATTCGAAGGAATGGGCCGTGATCCCGCTTTACGAGGGAATCTCACAGAGGAAGTCATGGCTGTCGCGAATCGTGCCTGGGAGCACAAACCAGGAGATCCCCCCCTTGAGTACCGCACGCAACACAGCAGCGGTGTCATGAGAGGGCGCATCATGCCCGGGCCTTACCGGGAAGGCCGGCCTTTGATGGCGCGCGCGTCACTCAGTGACCATGGCTGGGCGGACGCAGGACGCCGAGGACAGCCGCTGTTTTTCGGTCGCAGCCCCGTGGAACGGGTCACACAGGCGATGAAAGTTTATGACGCGTCTCTCGCGGAAGCCGGTTGGAGCAAAGAGCAGGTGGAGTTCTGCAAGGATTGGACGACGATGCAGAAGACCGTGCTGATCGCCGATGACGACGACACCGCTCGCCAGTTGATCGAGGAGCCGCTCAGCAATTTGCACCGCCTTGGACAGGCTGCGTTCGCTGCCTACGGAGCCGAGCAACAAAAAGCGGTTACGGGCATCAGCAGCGACGATCCGGCGGCCTTCCGTAAATCATTCGTCGAAGGCGCCACAATCATTGGGTCGCCAGAGACGTTCATCGAAAATCTGAAACGATACGAAGATGCCGGTGTAAGGCATGTCGCTTTGCACATCAACTTTGGCTTCATGCGCCCCGAGATAACCCGTCGCACGCTCGACCTGTTCATCGACAAGGTCATGCCTAGATTTTCGTGAGGGAGGTGCAGCCATGCAAACCAATGAGGAGCTCCGCAACATCGAGTCTTTCCGTACGATCATCGATCGAATCATCAACGATGGCAACACGGACCTCTGTGAGCGCTATTTGCATCCGGACATGGCGATTCGGCGCTATGGCCTGACATCGCTGTCGGCTTTGCTGATTCCGAATCCTCCCCCTCCGGCGGCTGACGCAATCGCAGGATTTAAAGCCGGCCTCGCGCAGATTCGCGCTGCGTTCCCGGATTGGAGCCACACCATAGATCACGTCGTCGCAAAAGATGATTGGGTCTCCGGCACTTGGACGCTCAACTGCACGCACCTCGGCACCTTCATGGGGCTGCCTCCAACGCAGCGCTCCGTCAAAATGAATGAAGCGGGTTTTATGCGATTTGTTGATGGGCGGATGGTGGAGGGTTGGTTCATCGGCGACGAACTCGGGATGGCTCGGCAGCTTGGGGTGGAGTGCAGCGTACCCAAAGATTAGCTCGGGCACGTCATCAAAGATGGAAGATTCGTAGATTCTGAAATGAGGTTAATTGAC from Paraburkholderia sp. IMGN_8 encodes the following:
- a CDS encoding ImmA/IrrE family metallo-endopeptidase is translated as MTSPVTLDLMELDGKATPDALADEIFRQNPAVPFPVPLEEFSRLAGIESISELDSDGFAGMLVTNAEKSRGAIFVRAGTDPRRRRFTIGHELGHFLLPWHKQERFECKPADMSISSSAMGQSSKLPGIEVEANTFASELLMPRREFKRMMIAYGEPELEHVVDLSSKFDVSVEATIWRYKSLSDYPVAFVFAHNNVVRYWTKGPEFPYSLCVRKGQSLPRKSAAEAGDIVWDNVPAYLWLEEKRRLVLPETILEQTLHQLGGYSVTLLYIDELPEDEE
- a CDS encoding helix-turn-helix transcriptional regulator, with protein sequence MSLGAKLNTLRLRKAESLQATADAVGITKTHIWELEKGKSSNPTAELLGRLAAHFEVTVDFLLDAGRETPSENDEAAVFFRDLQDLSERDRATVKQMIRHFKDNKDQR
- a CDS encoding ThiF family adenylyltransferase, producing the protein METVYAEFGALLPGTDAGQLHTEGARRLLAASEKSDAFDVIALRSFECEQDGKSVRIAEGIVVDCCDGTVPSRNPVGIRNRERLLLMYRQGGDIPYEVRALRTDFPATLHQNHVGPGEPRSLCLYFEPWSTVERAWTPERHLARVAWWLRETSLGTLHRNDQPLERMYFVTPWHLVLPPDFCERSLSSDEVLSLHAAPSESDRVEVIIGQFRPRHSTGEPGNTFTDVVPVAIAPVVHRPISDYPSSLGALEDQLAERSSSVISELTRAIESHTPTSGLEIKARGIGTVIVIRMPVIPSVGAEPERIDLQGVVVRASLAQLGIACGVLIDGKDGKAYVDTVMRLASATGTAQPVSEAWRDLVVEPLEVRVAPTKTDARAMSGVKDGGAEFDGLIAGVGALGSALADMWSRAGWGRWTLVDDDVLRAHNIVRHLGQYEHVGRSKAATVAGLLHGNFFHGVDRTAAIHAKVTAGDARVHAAIKSATLLVDATTSLNAPRDLASNDETPRSASTFLTPSGLGSVLLLEDGTRNVRLSSLEPQYYRAVLMSDWGAEHLAGHYGQLWVGGGCRDISAVISNELVTLHAATLARQLRLHVAAPDARMCVWSLDDATGHLAATEIPVKKPLYSDSGGWRVVWDEGLHEKLRTMRDTRLPNETGGVLLGYWDLKLGVCFLVDALSAPLDSVEQRAGFIRGTAGLKEALEECRRRTANIVDYVGEWHSHPDRVSSRPSTDDHALLDHLATIMENDGLPSVMLIVGDSDTTILTNPEKR
- a CDS encoding patatin-like phospholipase family protein, producing MTTSTEGPTKLGLALSGGGVRAAAFHAGVLQYLAEQRQLEYVSHVSSVSGGSLFVGLVMSRSKYEWPTSAAYRNHVFGEIREVLTTTSLQTSSLVRLLANPLNWRYFMSRANIIEQAIRSVWKIDVLMGGLKHTPVWSINGTTGETGVRFRFKGGRMGDYQSGYASVAHLNLASALAVSAAFPGLIGPLAIRPRDFRWMKREHWDSKDGEKPYEVPHERLHLYDGGIYDNLGIEPLFDVGRQQLKKNGDESINRLIVSDAGAAFPRKQIPHPLNPHRFRRIADIALEQTRALRVRCFANFLQANAGAGLYLRIGDDAETALEKWKERTSAALLLEHKWLSKEFTTRAASVPTTLDRLDETVFDLLARHGYETARWNSELWN
- a CDS encoding TetR/AcrR family transcriptional regulator, producing MTKGRVRMGRGEMSSGEKQQSIREQQKLMTQERLLDAAVRVFLARGYSEATTDDIVAEAGVGRATFYLHFKSKLEVMRSLIRVVERQNESIIDEFVACGSPTREFLESWLRRFIGHWIENGDRFLVGFQALASEPELYREIDVGIRLATDALCRMMKSRQEMQIEEVQLRADLLVGALQQACRKLVSNPQRYSVDLAIRVLTDIWASNLGI
- a CDS encoding LLM class flavin-dependent oxidoreductase — encoded protein: MHFTLYINPQTPGPEMDGAIMDAAVENAIRADQAGFRGIALTHHHFSNYNTYGNSFVFGAYLASQIKRAWLLMQVAVAPLMHPLELVENANLLDQLWRGRFIMGIGSGGSPLEFEGMGRDPALRGNLTEEVMAVANRAWEHKPGDPPLEYRTQHSSGVMRGRIMPGPYREGRPLMARASLSDHGWADAGRRGQPLFFGRSPVERVTQAMKVYDASLAEAGWSKEQVEFCKDWTTMQKTVLIADDDDTARQLIEEPLSNLHRLGQAAFAAYGAEQQKAVTGISSDDPAAFRKSFVEGATIIGSPETFIENLKRYEDAGVRHVALHINFGFMRPEITRRTLDLFIDKVMPRFS
- a CDS encoding ester cyclase, giving the protein MQTNEELRNIESFRTIIDRIINDGNTDLCERYLHPDMAIRRYGLTSLSALLIPNPPPPAADAIAGFKAGLAQIRAAFPDWSHTIDHVVAKDDWVSGTWTLNCTHLGTFMGLPPTQRSVKMNEAGFMRFVDGRMVEGWFIGDELGMARQLGVECSVPKD